A segment of the Halovivax limisalsi genome:
TCGACGTCGTGGTGGGCGGAAAGCGCCTCGAAACTCGCGCCGATCAGTTCGCTGGTGTAGCGCTCGGCGAAGACCCGATCGGCGGTTCGAATCGCCTCGCGGCCCTCGACGGTGATCGAGCGCTCGTCGTAGAGGCCGAGGCCGACGAAGGTGAGCATACCCCCACCTCGCGGTCGAGCGTCTTAGGCGAACGGATCCGCGGTGGCGGGGTTCAGGTCTCGTCCGACAGGATCGCTTCGAGTTCGACCTCGACGAGGTGGTCGGGATCGATCAGGCGCTCGACCTGGACCATCGTCGCTGCGGGTCGTACGTCGCCGAAGTACTCGGCGTGGGCCGAACCGATCTCGGGCCAGTCGTCGACGTCCGTGACGTACAGCCGCGTGCGAACGACGTCCGACGCCGTCGCGCCGGTTTCTTCGAGTGCTTCGATCGCGAGGCCGAGCGCGTACCGGGTTTGCCTGCCGGGGTCGCCCACCCCGACGACCGCGCCGTCTTCGCCCGTCGCGGTCGTCCCCGCGACGTGGACGGTGTCACCCGCGCGGACGGCGCGCGAGTAGCCGACGGCGTCCTCCCACTCGGTGCCGCTCGAAACCCGTTGACGCGGTCGCGTCATACGCGAACGTCGCGAACCGGGTCGAAAACGCTGCCGGTGTGACCGCGGGCGAAACCCGGTCGATCGGATTCGATCGGTTCGACGTGGCGGACGAGCGTGGATGCGACGAATCGATTCAACGGGGAGGGCCGAATCGACAGTGGCTGGGTGAGACGACGGGCGACCCGTCTCAGAACAGGGCGTTCAGTTCGCCGCCGGTGTCGACGAGCGCGTCGAGCTGGTCCGTACTGGCCGCGTCGATCTCCGCGACGCGATCCTGCGTCTCGATGGCGACCTGCTGAAGCTGGTCGATGCGGGACACGTCGGTGACGCCGGAGCAGAGGACCGTGGCCCCGACGGTGTCGTCGGTCGGACGCGGATAGTCGCCGCCGCGAACTTCCATGCTGCCCGTCTCGTCCTCGAGCCACGATCGGCCGCGCTCGATGCCCTTCCGATCGAGGTGCTCCGACGGACCGGAGACGACGACGAGCGAGCGATCGGTGCTGTCGACCGAACACGGGAGGGTCAGCCGGCCCAGCGTGGCCTTGCGAACCAGGCTCGTCATCCGGTTCGTCGCGGCGGCCCCGTCCGTCACCGACTCGCTCCCCGTCAGTTTCCCCAACAGCGAGCCGGACGATTCGACCGTCTCGGTCGCGTAGCCGACGGTGGAGACGCCGCCGCCCGAGAGCGTGTTGATCACCTCCGATGCGTCGACGACGCTCTCGGCGACCGCACCCGTCTCGTGAACCTCGCCGGCGCCGAAGAGGACGCCGAAGCGCTCGACGATCTCCCGGTTGATCGCCGCGTAGCCGCCTTCCATCGATTCGCCCGCCCGGCGCCAGACGTCGTTGTCGAAGACGAGCAGGTTGTCGACCTCGTCGACGAACGTCTGGAACGAACGGGCCGCGTTGAGGGTGTAAATCCCGCCCTCGTCCGTCGCCG
Coding sequences within it:
- a CDS encoding RidA family protein, with protein sequence MTRPRQRVSSGTEWEDAVGYSRAVRAGDTVHVAGTTATGEDGAVVGVGDPGRQTRYALGLAIEALEETGATASDVVRTRLYVTDVDDWPEIGSAHAEYFGDVRPAATMVQVERLIDPDHLVEVELEAILSDET
- a CDS encoding tubulin/FtsZ family protein, whose product is MKLALIGFGQAGGKIVDRFLAYDADRRSSFVADAVAVNTAAADLAGLERIPEEKQVLIGQSRVRGHGVGADNELGAEIASADIDEIQAAIDSIPVHEIDAFLIVAGLGGGTGSGGAPVLAKHLKYLYTVPVYGLGVLPATDEGGIYTLNAARSFQTFVDEVDNLLVFDNDVWRRAGESMEGGYAAINREIVERFGVLFGAGEVHETGAVAESVVDASEVINTLSGGGVSTVGYATETVESSGSLLGKLTGSESVTDGAAATNRMTSLVRKATLGRLTLPCSVDSTDRSLVVVSGPSEHLDRKGIERGRSWLEDETGSMEVRGGDYPRPTDDTVGATVLCSGVTDVSRIDQLQQVAIETQDRVAEIDAASTDQLDALVDTGGELNALF